A genome region from Lucilia cuprina isolate Lc7/37 chromosome 3, ASM2204524v1, whole genome shotgun sequence includes the following:
- the LOC111682977 gene encoding brefeldin A-inhibited guanine nucleotide-exchange protein 3, with protein MEDLFLLIIKESTGTKHNALRQTAQIAYDKLYRQHGIHRDPSHELRSVCFTALQMALDTKRPKFVTMGLNGLHRIIKDERFYIGLEPEDDSVWLPAQLLRATSSILPTTSNEDTVVNVLRLFLAMACSPACTLNGRLLIEILSRCGECWELGSRATKAASLAAASQCLRTFCTFLIEEAEDVKKTAPAGLMTQTQATAVYNEVIPVMQWLCSRLVEPNVTSSPNKKVENTCTLYLTECILTLTSSLPRNVYANPHFTSFLWQKFCPTLAAALGSPGRVNLDKKFTYKDALHIIENEARGFFTGPGLDGAQARCVYLTGIQLLRIAGSHGSLRPMLEALFHRMLLLPTPQNRTEPLKCVREIFRSPERLIDLAVILYADKTTVQGCSDEMALFRLMIDAMEECAYGAGNSTVVEASLQASVECMVALLQSLQVLCTGELTEAMISDQIVNVVNSRYGQLKDADYTGPLTYQSMARLPASYRDAVVEFRQSVYEASSGSESDGDHHIENDAASNGSGDTEGPEDEEHSTSSDEASRAELNRWPYTNLEVPVIPVRSDVDTDRQHARDFAKALHSDLVPKLLRLRSCIEVDEAMQEFASAVCQENSANISDFDYNFTVINADGIYLAIYSALLLSWQLKKAGYYADMQKEIMIPMSEQQFVTSVQNTGVLVYLSSAWLCELYQSVLVLNILESLDSNDQEGGNNRCALIDMLCDAGGLGATQMMSEWQRLQSANVKYTDDEHSTARREAAKKLSRRLLTCCWDSMVLVLSSGLGDLPSSSSSKFVALSKRTLRVKSKTAKSNGEALYAMCLDGLHSAATLSNNLNLQHLAGKILNLLASNVCQTTGPRISASQALSMDVVLSGGLNLGSYSPDCWQSIFAVCRHVSQLEHEIFSMRNPSVPTSSPNGNRDIETGEKLQCNGGQNEKLNLASIPIDDDETCVDVYSFLQAPLRSPNTNITSILKVYSGTNETVLLSPSDTTKVLCGLSQQAENLFSDAAERLSLPSLCQFLKNLCRASREQLYKNNTTRKGSRVWWPSKGWRKHDTLPMSLLLHRIGDVTLKVFRSPRPLLHILKIWAITGPHLMDAACHRDRVISKRAIEYIHDIVTALLVEQSELPYFHFNEALLKPFENLLSMDSCDSDVQDQIVACLYEIVEAHRTEIRSGWRPLFGTLRNARSRMLNASNIIDIFRVFLDSDNTLVFANAGLDCILCLLSFLEVPGAGGGGGGGVGGGGGGVGGGGGGSGSNIGSSSGGGGVSNDDENNFRPTEFLHETLRFLERCSSILGFMYNMPKCPNFHSTYKIKGISYTHIIDANIPNSMENFTYFGNDYLQTKNEQHMISYRSLHIDKETIVKIDEMDKPSGVLKVWFLLLDGLTNSLIVCPYSHQAPILQTIFKHFKNLLTNPGIEFGFYCINHLLIPMIQDWLRYINKTGTSWQMVEKNFKHCCCMTTDLVVDFIKMSLPEVRKQATNTRTRVTQIVQPKDNAYSKLKFVTEPVEERVANGVGGAQYDSTSSEESSQDSKETSTKVSNSATLALKQLLLVLIECAAQVQETVARVGVSCLKHVILSTGTLFNEYQWMIACSAIHRACTVTIAPLRQLSFAFHEKSNSFYGDCANVKVAARRDSTIDELTRIYSLAQQVFLSDNQREPGAKLNNHLDKHLTDDRSYSFLLYPQNNGFNSNLDNFVIRIPFKTLVVGLLANQMLLQLVAKLLLSRLKCVPQAVSTCIFDNYTTATQQCYDYDLDFRSKEILLRCCLQFLTSALEFDSRPGLKFLMQKVANIEYAANLYKQMTSSWMIYYIALVDSYLNDIVIYNLGPEDLNFILESCSRLNTTKVKKKENFVRYLFCLQDAWNLVCELYLSNSTLHDIENGRLRSGEAQLNTSAKNIKSMCITLNGNIENGSSTGLAENNDYSPQRLTQSPEEESVTMTTLISEFQPKSRNNPFDTNRPQKPESETISPEIEQQRATSILKDSNYKRAALAQLVVASMELLRSLPGEAEGNLKLLMTPTIREAFRLVQLQGNELKVNQF; from the exons ATGGAAGATTTATTTCTATTGATAATAAAGGAGTCTACAGGGACTAAACATAATGCCCTTCGACAGACTGCACAAATAGCATAcg ATAAATTATATCGACAACATGGTATACATCGAGATCCATCACATGAATTGCGTTCGGTGTGCTTTACAGCACTGCAAATGGCATTAGACACCAAGCGACCAAAATTTGTAACAATGGGCTTAAACGGATTGCAT AGAATAATAAAAGATGAACGTTTCTATATTGGCCTGGAGCCGGAAGATGATTCGGTATGGTTGCCAGCACAACTATTGAGGGCCACCTCTAGTATATTGCCTACAACCAGTAATGAAGATACCGTGGTTAATGTTTTAAGACTTTTTCTGGCTATGGCTTGTTCTCCTGCTTGTACCCTAAATGGACGTCTACTTATCGAGATTCTCTCACGTTGTGGGGAATGCTGGGAATTGGGTTCGAGAGCCACTAAAGCGGCTTCTTTAGCAGCTGCTTCACAATGTTTAAGAACATTTTGTACTTTTCTCATAGAAGAGGCAGAGGATGTCAAGAAAACCGCCCCTGCTGGTTTAATGACACAAACTCAGGCTACCGCCGTATATAATGAGGTAATACCGGTAATGCAGTGGCTTTGCAGTCGTTTGGTGGAACCAAATGTTACCAGTTCACCTAATAAAAAAGTGGAGAACACTTGCACTCTGTATTTAACGGAATGTATATTAACATTGACTTCATCGTTGCCACGTAACGTATACGCCAATCCACATTTTACTTCATTTTTATGGCAAAAGTTTTGCCCTACTTTGGCGGCTGCATTGGGTTCTCCGGGAAGAGtaaatttggataaaaaatttacttataa AGATGCTTTACACATTATAGAAAATGAGGCTAGAGGGTTTTTTACTGGTCCTGGCTTGGATGGTGCTCAAGCCCGTTGTGTTTATCTTACGGGTATTCAACTGTTAAGAATAGCTGGCTCTCATGGCTCTTTAAGGCCCATGTTAGAAGCTTTATTCCATCGCATGCTTTTGCTGCCTACACCACAAAATCGTACAGAACCATTAAAATGCGTACGAGAAATTTTCCGTAGTCCAGAACGTTTAATCGATTTAGCTGTGATTCTTTATGCCGACAAAACTACTGTCCAGGGCTGTAGTGATGAAATGGCTCTCTTTAGATT AATGATCGATGCAATGGAAGAATGTGCTTATGGCGCCGGAAACAGTACAGTAGTCGAGGCCAGTTTACAAGCAAGTGTTGAATGCATGGTAGCCCTGCTACAAAGTCTACAAGTACTTTGTACCGGCGAATTGACAGAAGCAATGATAAGTGATCAAATTGTCAATGTAGTAAACTCACGTTACGGGCAATTAAAAGATGCCGACTATACAGGACCTTTAACCTATCAGTCAATGGCTCGTTTACCGGCATCTTATCGTGATGCTGTCGTTGAATTTCGGCAAAGTGTTTATGAAGCTTCGTCGGGATCAGAAAGTGATGGTGATCATCATATAGAAAATGATGCGGCTTCGAATGGTTCTGGCGATACTGAGGGACCCGAAGATGAAGAACATTCTACATCTAGCGATGAGGCTTCAAGAGCTGAACTTAATCGCTGGCCATATACTAATCTGGAAGTGCCAGTAATTCCGGTACGTTCCGATGTTGACACCGATCGTCAACATGCACGGGATTTTGCTAAAGCTTTACACTCCGATTTGGTTCCTAAACTATTGCGTTTACGCTCATGTATTGAAGTCGACGAGGCCATGCAGGAGTTTGCCTCAGCTGTGTGTCAAGAGAACAGCGCCAATATTTCCGATTTTGATTATAACTTTACAGTCATTAATGCTGATGGCATATATTTGGCCATTTACTCAGCTTTACTGCTAAGTTGGCAACTAAAGAAAGCCGGCTATTATGCAGACATGCAAAAGGAGATAATGATACCCATGTCTGAGCAACAGTTTGTTACATCCGTCCAGAATACCGGCGTCTTGGTATATCTATCCTCAGCTTGGTTATGTGAATTGTATCAGAGTGTATTGGTTCTAAATATATTAGAATCTCTAGACAGTAATGACCAGGAGGGAGGTAATAATCGTTGTGCCTTGATCGATATGTTATGTGATGCTGGTGGTTTAGGGGCTACACAAATGATGTCCGAGTGGCAAAGACTTCAGTCCGCTAATGTTAAGTATACGGATGATGAACACAGTACTGCAAGGCGTGAAGCTGCTAAGAAACTAAGTCGACGTTTGCTAACCTGTTGTTGGGATTCCATGGTTTTGGTATTAAGTTCAGGATTAGGTGATTTGCCATCTTCCAGTTCGAGTAAATTTGTGGCATTATCTAAACGCACGTTGAGGGTTAAAAGCAAAACTGCCAAATCGAATGGCGAGGCTTTATATGCCATGTGTTTGGATGGTCTACACTCG GCTGCTACATTAAGCAATAACCTTAACTTACAACACTTGGCTGGTAAGATTCTTAACTTATTAGCTTCGAACGTTTGCCAAACGACGGGACCGCGTATTTCTGCCAGTCAGGCTTTGTCGATGGATGTCGTGCTTAGTGGAGGTCTTAATTTAGGTTCCTATAGTCCAGATTGCTGGCAATCTATATTCGCCGTTTGTCGTCATGTCAGCCAGTTGGAGCATGAGATATTTAGCATGCGTAATCCTTCGGTACCAACGTCATCGCCAAATGGCAATCGTGACATAGAGACAGGAGAAAAATTGCAATGTAATGGTGgtcaaaatgaaaaacttaatttgGCGTCCATACCCATAGATGATGATGAAACTTG TGTTGATGTCTATAGCTTCCTACAAGCTCCACTACGTAGTCCCAATACAAATATTACTTCGATTCTTAAAGTCTATTCGGGCACCAACGAAACTGTGCTACTGAGTCCAAGCGATACAACCAAAGTTCTTTGTGGGCTGTCCCAGCAGGCTGAAAATCTCTTTAGTGATGCAGCCGAACGTTTAAGTTTGCCTTCATTATGccagtttttgaaaaatctctgtaGGGCCTCCAGAGAACAGTTATACAAGAATAACACCACACGTAAAGGCAGTCGAGTTTGGTGGCCCAGCAAGGGTTGGCGTAAACATGATACTTTGCCTATGTCTTTACTTTTGCATCGTATAGGTGATGTTACTTTAAAAGTATTTCGCAGCCCTAGGCCCTTATTACACATTCTCAAGATATGGGCCATAACGGGGCCGCATCTAATGGACGCCGCTTGTCATCGCGATCGTGTTATATCAAAGCGAGCTATAGAGTATATACATGATATAGTTACGGCTTTATTGGTGGAACAATCTGAACTACCCTACTTCCACTTTAATGAGGCTTTACTGAAACCATTTGAGAATCTTTTAAGCATGGACTCATGCGATTCTGATGTTCAGGATCAAATTGTGGCATGTTTATACGAAATCGTGGAAGCTCATCGTACTGAAATACGTTCGGGTTGGCGTCCCTTGTTTGGCACTTTACGCAATGCCAGAAGCCGCATGTTAAACGCAAGCAATATCATCGACATATTTAGAGTATTTTTAGATTCTGACAACACTTTGGTTTTTGCTAATGCGGGCCTCGATTGTATTTTGTGCTTACTATCATTTCTCGAGGTACCCGGCGCTGGAGGAGGGGGTGGTGGAGGTGTGGGCGGAGGTGGTGGAGGTGTGGGCGGAGGTGGTGGAGGGAGCGGTTCGAATATTGGCTCATCTTCGGGTGGTGGTGGCGTTTCAAATGATGATGAGAATAACTTTAGACCCACAGAATTCTTGCATGAAACTTTACGTTTCCTAGAACGTTGCTCTTCCATTTTAGGTTTCATGTACAATATGCCGAAATGCCCGAATTTCCATTCCACCTACAAGATCAAGGGTATTTCTTACACACACATTATTGATGCCAACATACCCAATTCCATGGAAAATTTCACATATTTTGGCAACGATTATTTACAAactaaaaatgaacaacataTGATTTCATATCGCTCATTGCACATCGACAAGGAGACCATAGTAAAAATCGATGAAATGGACAAACCTTCAGGTGTACTTAAAGTATGGTTTCTTCTCTTGGATGGTCTAACCAACTCCTTAATAGTTTGTCCCTATTCACATCAGGCTCCCATATTGCAGACAATCTTTAAGCATTTTAAGAATCTACTAACAAATCCTGGCATAGAATTTGGTTTCTATTGCATTAATCACTTATTAATACCCATGATACAGGATTGGTTGAGGTATATCAATAAGACCGGCACCTCTTGGCAAATGGTGGAGAAAAATTTCAAGCATTGCTGTTGCATGACCACTGATTTAGTggtagattttattaaaatgtcttTGCCCGAAGTGCGCAAACAGGCAACGAATACTAGGACTCGTGTTACACAGATAGTGCAACCCAAGGATAATGCTTATTCTAAGTTGAAGTTTGTTACCGAGCCGGTGGAAGAGAGAGTAGCTAATGGTGTTGGAGGAGCGCAATATGACAGTACTTCCAGCGAGGAAAGTTCTCAAGATTCTAAAGAGACCAGCACAAAAGTATCTAACTCGGCTACTTTGGCCTTGAAACAATTGCTTTTGGTGCTTATCGAATGTGCCGCCCAGGTTCAAGAAACAGTGGCTCGAGTTGGTGTTTCCTGTTTAAAACATGTTATACTCTCTACCGgcactttgtttaatgaatacCAATGGATGATAGCCTGCTCGGCTATACATAGGGCCTGTACTGTAACCATAGCACCATTGCGCCAATTATCTTTTGCTTTCCATGAAAAATCTAATAGTTTTTATGGCGACTGTGCTAATGTTAAGGTGGCCGCTAGACGAGACAGCACCATTGATGAATTGACACGCATTTATTCACTGGCCCAGCAGGTGTTTCTTTCTGATAATCAGCGTGAACCGGGAGCTAAATTAAACAATCATTTGGATAAACATTTAACTGATGATCGCAGCTATTCGTTCCTTTTGTATCCCCAAAATAATGGCTTCAATTCCAATCTCGataattttgttataagaaTACCCTTCAAGACCCTAGTGGTGGGTTTGTTGGCCAATCAAATGCTTTTACAATTGGTGGCCAAACTTTTGCTGTCCCGTTTAAAATGTGTACCACAGGCTGTGTCCACTTGTATTTTTGACAACTACACCACCGCTACACAACAATGCTATGACTATGACTTGGATTTCCGTTCCAAGGAGATACTATTACGTTGTTGCTTGCAGTTCCTAACTAGTGCATTGGAATTTGATTCTCGTCCTGGTCTTAAGTTTCTTATGCAAAAGGTGGCCAATATAGAGTATGCGGCAAATCTATACAAACAGATGACTTCCTCTTGGATGATTTACTATATAGCTTTGGTCGATTCCTATTTAAACGATATTGTTATTTACAACCTAGGACCAGAGGATTTGAATTTTATTCTGGAATCCTGCTCACGTCTTAACACCACTAAGGTCAAGAAAAAGGAGAACTTTGTTAGATACTTATTTTGCCTACAAGATGCCTGGAATCTGGTGTGTGAACTGTACTTAAGCAACTCTACTTTGCATGATATAGAAAATGGGCGTTTACGTTCGGGAGAGGCGCAACTTAATACTTCagcaaaaaatatcaaatcTATGTGTATTACTTTGAATGGCAATATAGAAAATGGCAGCTCCACTGGACTGGCCGAAAACAACGATTATTCACCCCAAAGATTAACACAATCACCCGAAGAGGAAAGCGTTACCATGACCACATTAATCAGTGAGTTTCAACCTAAAAGCCGTAATAATCCATTCGATACAAATCGTCCCCAAAAACCCGAATCGGAAACTATATCACCCGAAATCGAACAACAAAGAGCTACCAGCATTCTTAAAGACTCCAATTATAAGAGAGCCGCTTTAGCGCAATTAGTAGTGGCTTCTATGGAATTGCTAAGATCACTACCCGGTGAAGCGGAGGGTAATCTAAAACTACTAATGACGCCGACAATACGTGAAGCATTCCGTTTGGTGCAGTTGCAAGGCAACGAACTAAAAGTTAACCAATTTTAG